CATTATTTCCAAACCTGCTGTCATTTAAAAATACTCCACTATGCTGAAATAAATGACTTCACATTTTaccaccttatatttcatcttacATAATCTTATTCACTCACCTAGTTTGTCTATATCCCTGTGAAACTTCTTTACAGCTTCTTCCCTACACAGAATCGCAACTAGTTTTGGATCAGCAAACATGGAAATATGATATTTGTTCCCTTCATCCATATCTGCTTCATCTACCTTAAGTGCGCAATTACTTATTTTTGAACAGTGACCCATAGTTCtagaccagaggtccatgaaccctcTGTTAATgttaaggctccatggcataaaataaggttgggaatccctgttctAAACTATCTTTACAAGAGAAGacacctcctccaactccacacAGTCTAGACGCCTCAGGATCTGTTAACTAGTTGTCATTCTGTGTCATGCCATCCCAGTTCCACGTTTTCTAAACTTGTTGACCACTGTTCAGTGTGAGACCATTTCAAAAACCTCCTCAAAATTTAAATACATCGTAAACACTTTCCCCCCATTATCCTTTCAACTAGTCATATTAATAGATTAGTCCAATACAATTTtcattcataaatccatgctgtctCTGTTCAATCCTATTATCCCCTCTTGTTCTCGTCAACATGGGCTCCAGCATTTCCTCTGCttctgatgttaggctaacatgTCAGaatttctccttctctcttccaCTACTATTTTTATAGTGAAAGAGAGAAAGGAGTAAGGCAGGTTAACTGAGATGACCAAAAAACATTGTCAAGGAGCAGTCTTCAAAGACCCTGTTGAGAGCAATAAAAAAGTGAGCAGATTAGAGAGGGAATCCCAGAGGTTGGTGCTGAGACTGTTGAAGACATTCATGCCAAAATGATTAAAATCAAGAAGGATTGAGTCAtagcaaagtacagcacagaaacacgtcTTTTGACCCAtttagtccgtgccgaaccattaacctgcctagtgccgtcgacctgcacctggaccatagcctaccatccacatacctattcaaatttctcctaaatgatGGGATCAACCCCACATtctccacttgtgctggcagatcattccacactctcaccaacctctgagtgaagaagttctcccgcATATTGTCCTTAAATATTTTAttcttcactcttaacccataccctctagttcttgtctcacccaacctcagtggaaaaccttgcttgcatttactctatctatacccctcataattttgtacacctctatcaaatctgccctcagTATTCTATGTtatagagaataaagtcctaacctgttcaatctttccctataactcaggtcaaatcccggcaacatccttgtgaattttctgtgcatattttcaatcttatttacatttttcctgtagataggcgatcaaaactgcacacaatacctgTATTCCAGAAGAGGCCTCACCATCAACTTATACAatttcttgtactcaatacattgatttatgaaggccaatgtgccaaaagttctttacgaccgtatctacctgtgacgccactttcaaggaattatgaacctgtattcccagagccctctgttctactgcacacctcagtgccctacagcTCAGCTGGTTGATCCTCCTAaagtgcacttgtctgcattaagtacCACCTGCCAGTTTTcattccatttttccagctggtccaaatcccactgcaagctttgatagtcttccttgcagTACACTACACCCCCGATCTAGGTGTCATTTGCaaagttgctgatccagttgactagaatcagaatcaagtttaatatcactggcatatgtcgtgaaatttgtaaactttgcGGCTGCAGTTCAATGTCATGAATTACATTTATATATAAAGtacttaagttaaaataagtagtgcaaaaaaaccaaataatttttttaaaaaatcatccagATGGTTGATAGAGACGACAgataacaatagacccagcaccaatctctgcagcactccactagtctcagttctccagtcagagagacaaccatctacaaccagtgTTTGACTTCTTCTGCTaagccaatttactacctcatcttgaatgccaagtgactgaaccttcttgaccaacctcccatgtcaAATCAGTGGAAACATcgactgccttgctttcatcgaTTTTCCTAGTAACTGCCttgagattggttagacacgatttaccatgcacaaagccatgtttaaTGAACATGAACAGGATTGGTTAAGTACGAGGATACAGGATGGGTGGCCACAAAGGAGTCCGAAAACAACGATTATAATTTTAAAACTTGGATGTTGGCATTTCCAGGTAGACAGATAACTGGCCTACCTGACTGAGAGTTGGACATCAGATGAATGTGCTTTATTATTGCCAATAATCCTCAAATCTCGCACATAATAAATCACTTCTGAAATATAATGGCCATTACAAGAAGTATCTCTACACAGCAACGCGGCACAAAAAGCAGATTACTTATTTTTCAGTGATTCTGGTATTTTGAGTAATTGCACCCATTTTCCACAAAAGTAAACAAATGGTCTTGTTTGATAGACCGCATATTCAATATTCCCACACTACTGCATTGACGTGACAACAGAGATTATACAAGAGAAATGGCTTTGTTTAATTTACTGACAATTTCATCGAGATGCAGACAGACCGGGTCCTGATCGCGGCCAAATCGCAGAACCAGCACCCTCTCCGCCACAGTCTTTATAATATGATCAACATCTTTCTTAGTTTGTAACTTTGGCAGGAAGAAGCTCATAGTCTCAGTACTAAGACAAAGAAAAATCTAATTGAAATGAAGAGTTACTACAGAGTTCTCTCAGTAAACTGGGCGGGGAGACTAATCGAACCGGATGCTGATCTTCCCCTCCTGTGGCAGCCTCAAAATCATTCCCCGGGAACACGTTTCAAGGGAATttgatcaaagtaaattttacgcGATCAGGAATGGCCTAACCCACGAGTACATTAATATAAAATTTCTGAAGAATGCTTGCGCCCATATAAACACTATCACATTTTTGCGGTCAAATAATAACTACTGATgagggcctgctgagttcctccagcattttgtgtgtgttgcttattaggGTTCCTAGTTAAACGAATCTCTCACATGTAGCGCAAGGTTACTAGAGCAATTCCATAGTTAACATGACACACTGATTTTGTTTTTCAAAAGAAACTGCAAGATTTCATGTGAAATGTGCTGATTTTGACCGTGAAGAGAGTTTGCGGAAAGAAGGGGAGCTGAACGGGACGGACAGACACCACGTGAAGTGGAGGGAGTTTCATGGGTTGAGATCCGGCTAGGTTTTGGACTCTAATTTCATTTCGGAATCTCAGCCTGAACTTCATTCGTCTTTCTAACAGGTTCGGAATGATTTTTCTTTATGCAAATACAGTCTCCATTTCTGAGCAAGGCGCCTAATACTTCTTTAATTATAATGTGAATGATAACGTTGTAAACAAATGCCGGATAATTTACAGAAACATTCATTGAGTCTGTAAGATGTTTTCTGTGCTTTTCAtgtcaccaccttctgaatgcaATTTGTCGTCAGTCTTTGCTGAGCCCATTACAATCGTGGTGTTGTTGCATTCAGTATTTTAAATTAATCAGGTTTCCATAAGCAAATGCAATACAGTAAGTTCCGGTATTGTGCTTGTACAATCATTGAGTCCATTCTGAATTGAGCGATACATTTTTAGAATGCAACATAGCgtatacaggcccttcgtcccatatttcgctaaccttttaacctaacccctccctccctcaagcctccatttttctttcatcgatGTGCTTATCTAATGCATCTGCTTCTACCGCGACCCCGGCAGTATGCTTCATGCACCgacctatttctgtgtataaaaaaacaacctctcatattcctcccccatactttcctccttCGCCTTTAAAGTATGATCTCTCGTGTTAGTCATTGCCGTCGTGGGCAAAAGGCGGTGGCTGTGCACACCATCTATGCCTCCTATTatttaattagagatacagcacaataacaggccctcccagcccacaccgcccaattacacccctgtgaccaattaagctactaccCATCTGCCTTTGGGATGCGGGAAGAGACCCACTCAGtgatgaggagaatgtacaagcaccttacagacagtggcagaactgaACCCAGATTGCTGGTGCAGTAATATTGTTATGCTAGCCACTACACCGCAGTCAAatttcttctcatcctcctttgttccaaagagaaaagcccttgcgCGCTCAGCCTTTCCTCAAGAGACGTGTTctgtaatccagacagcatcctggtaaatctcctctgcaccttctctaaagcttccacttccACATGCAGGCAAAGCATGTCATCGCCAGTGCTGAAAAATGGAGCAGGTGTGAGGGATACTGTGGCCAACTTCTCATATTGGAACATCCAGTATGTGATATTGGTGGAGACGAAATCAGAGTCAATAACATATTTGTAGAGATACAACACTGCTCATGATTTTGTGAAGGACATGCATGAGGACGACTTCCCATGCAGTAacctaaaatttaaaaaaaacttaattcaAGCTCCCTGGAGAGGCTTCAGGGAGAGTGTAAGAAGTGTAGGTCGTAGAAAACATTCTTATACCCAGATTGATTATAACTTGTAACAATTTAGTTATACTTAGTTCCCAGTCAGATCCCAATGGATGTGTTGTTAATAATGAATATGGTAGATTTGTGTAATTCCATTCCTTCCACATACAAAACTTTAAAATTCCTTTGGTTCAATCAATTTAGGCTGAGTTCTGGGACCTATAGATTACAAAAAAATCTGTGTTATCCCTAgataagaaaaagaaagaaaataagcaACATTTAATACTTTTGATCATTACTGATTTCTGTATATGACTGGATAGTTGAAACCCAGCAATTTTCAGTTTTTAATACTCATGTCGTGGCCCACATGTAAATACCAAAGATCAGCCATTATTTATAAAACCATGCTTCAGTAACAAATTAACAGTTTCAGAGAAGAGATGATAAGTTGGCCTGGAAAAAATCCTAGCCGGTTGAAATTTTGATAACTTTATTGTTTTTGTTTCAAGTTATGAAAAAAATCACTTGGAAACATGGTATAAAGCAAAAGTATGGATGCCAGAATGATAATACTCAACAGTGGATGTTGAAAATCTGCAATAATACGGTAATTGGGGGAATAATTCCACAGAAGcttggggagagagaaaaagggttaacatttcaggtacCTTTCACCGGGAATAATTAGAAACAAGCTGGTTTTAAGATTCTGTAGACATGAGGAGAAAAGAACTAAGTGGGAGGGGAGGTCTCTTATAAAGTGGAAGGCAGGAAATGTTATATGTTAGAAAGAAaacattttaatgcaaagtgataAAAGTCCACACAAAATGTAAATACAGAATAATTATTTGAATTTTACCAAAAAaaattgaggggaaatttctggaaatatgaaatgaaaGTGCTAaatatctgaaattgttgaactcATTCTTGAGTTCAGAGACCATAATGTGCTGAGTCAGAAAACAAGGTGTTGTTTCCTGGCAGTGCTCTGCTGGAACACAGTAAGAGGTGAGGATGGATGAGTCTATGTAGGAGTGAGATGGCAGGAAACTTGGGCTCCCATTTGAAGAATGAACTAAAGTGTTTCACAAAATTGTGATCCAATTGGGGTTTGGCCTTTTGAGAGTAGTGAAATAAGTTGCATGAAACCAGCAAAGTAAACTTGGATATTACTTCCTCCTAGAAAAATAGGCAGCTCACTTTTACTTTGTATAGATTATTTCAGTAGTTCCACATAATATGAGAAAAATTATGCAACATACATCCTGAcattcttgttcttcgcagacatccacaaaaacagaaaagtGCCTCaaggaatgagtgacagtaaaaatgttagaaccccaaagccccctactccccctccccacgcacaagcagcagcaaagcaatgactgtCCGCACCCCCCCGCctacttctgcaaaaaaaaagcatcagcaccctccacccaccaagcatgcCCCAAGGAATCTCCCAAGGAAAGGTTTGTCTTAATTTTTCAGAACAAGCATATTGGCTGTAAACATAAAGGTAGCTGTCATGAGGCTCTGCTATCTTTTAAACAAAGATGTCCTGCCATGTCACAATTCAAAAACAGCACCATTTGTAAGGGAGATCGTATTTAATAGAATTTAATGTAACAAACTCCATACTTCTAGAAATGTATGATTTTAAAGAAGTGGAGAGCACTGTATTTCAGACAAAAGATGTAGCAAGAATTTGGTGTGACTTAATTTGGAAATATCTTTTGTAATTCTCTTAATTCTTTTGTCTTAATTACAGGATTAAATATTGTGCTTGGATTTCTTCGAACATTATTGATTATTTGGATTATAGGAATTTGTTCTTTCAGTATACCGTACTATGTGGCTGCAGGTTACCCATCTCTTCCAAAACCTTGGTAGACATTGCAATGTACAAGTAAATACATGGGTAAAAACTAAAGCAGGTTTGGCCAGGCAACAATTTATGCTCCACACCAGGAGCCTGATTCTTTCGCCATGTCCAAGGACTGAAGAAAATAATGTCAGGCCTGACAAAATAGATTTAGATTTTTGGAAGACTGTCCTGAGAGAAACTACAACTGAAGCTTCCAAACAATTACCCTCTGAAGGCCTTGGGGACTCGTCCCTTGCTGCCACAAGAGAACTAATTCAAATGTGGCAATTAGCTGGGAAGGTTGTTCCAGAAAACATAACAGATGAACAGTTAAAAACCTTTCAAGAACTGTCTACTAAATCTGCAAAGAAAAAGTACCTGAAGCATTTAGCAATCAAGGAAGGGAAAAAGAAAGCtacaaaagagaaacaaaaattaAAGCAAGAAGCAAAGCTGTTACATAAAGAAGTCAAATGTGAGGAAGGAGTTGCATTAAAGAATACTTTTCTTTTACAACTATGGCAACGGTCTTTTGATCTAATGTACAATTGGAGGGCAGCCCAATCTATGGTATTTGGACAGCCACTGGTGTTTGATATGAGTTATGAACACTATATGAACCGTAGAGAAATGGAGAATACTGTCTCTCAGCTGATGGAGGGTGAAGGATGCAACAGGAGATCCTTGGACCCATTTCACTTGCATTTCTGTAATCTTGGCTCAGATGGAGGCTATCATAGAGAGCTTTTGAAACGCTATGGAGATGCTTGGCATAATCTCTTAATTACGGCAACACATGAGTCGTATGTTGACATTTTTCCCAAAGACAAGCTTGTGTATTTAACTGCAGATTCTCCTTTTGTACTGAACACATTTCAGCATGATAAAGTCTACATCATTGGATCCATTGTTGATAAATCAATCCAAACAGGATTATCTCTTGCAAATGCAAAACGTTTGAAGTTGGCAACTGCACGTCTTCCTTTGGACGAGTATTTGAACTGGAACAGCGGTGCAAAAAATCTTACGTTGAACCAAATGATCAACATTTTATTGACTGTGAAAGAAACTGGCAACTGGCACAAGGCCCTCAAATTTGTTCCACAAAGGAAACATGAAGGATTTTTATCAGTCCCATTACAACAAAGATACAGTAGTAGAATCAGAAAACAACATACGTTAAATAACAATGAACCAGAAAAGAAAGCTAAATGGCAAAAGTCAACTTCAGATGCAAATCTTCATAAAAGAAAACAATGGTGGATGGATGTAGATTAAAGAtcccaaaaatattttaaatactgATTCTACTACAAAAATTACCTTTATTGATTCTCTTCAATCTTCATGATGGATTGCTGTCAAATAATGTAAATTTTGAAAATgataaaaatataattttaaagcACACCTTCCCCTGTTCGGTGCACTGATTATAAACAACAATTGTCAGGTAAACTATAACAATAACAATTTCTGCCTATCTCCTTGATTAATAAATAACTGGAAAATTCCAGTTTTGTATTTGAGTTAGCTGATTGATTTCAGGATTTTTGCAGGACATACTGCCTTGCCGTTCTTACTGTTAATAAGGATAGGATTGAGCTGGTTCCGATGCCCCACTAGTCCATCTGGCACCCCAGTAATAGTTGTTACCTGAAGACCTGCTTGGTCAAGGAACAATCAGAAAAATGCCAAATGTTTCAGAGGAGGGAAGAAGTTTTGCATAAAATTTACTGGTGATAAAAGAACACATTAAAAATGTTATCCCCAGAGCATAATTGTTCTGTATTCTCCAAATAGTTGATTTGGTTAAGGAAGGAGCAAGGGGTATAATATTTGTCCTTAATTCCTTTCTAATTGACGACACCAAAATAAGGGTTCTTGCCTTTGATTGTTGCTCAGTGTTAATCATTTTGCAAATGATTAGCATCTGGAAGCACAAATAAAATGCACAACATATGCTCAgccatacaaaaaaaaagaatattcaATTTTTGCAATTTATATATATGATTTTTAAATTTGTGAAACATAGGTGTACAGACAAGCTTGCACAGGAAATCTAAAACTTATTTCTTGTAGACATTCTTGTATTAGGTATTAAAAATGTAATTGGTGGAGGATGTTATCCAAGAGAAGATGGTGCGTCATTATGGAGACCACATTGTGATCACTTCTACCAGTGTTTTTGTGAATGGAAGTATGTGTAATTAGTAAACATGCAATTAGATTAAAATGTATATCACTTAAGACTGGCCTAGCTCAATATCAAAAAGAAAAGCTGTCAGattttaaattaaaatgccacccattttaattccacttcccattcctattctgatatgtccgtCCAACTCCTCCTGTACTGTCGCGATgtggccatactcaggttggaggagcaacactgtatattctgtctgggtagcctccaacctgatggcacgaactccctctgctgctcctccccctttttttttctttcatatgccttctgtcctctcctgtcagactcccccttctccagccctgtatctctttcatcaatctacttcccaactctttacttcactccccccccacccagtttaacctatcactttgtgtttcttcctcctcttcccccaatcccatcatttttttctccagtcttgatgaagggtctcagcccaaaacgttgactgtactctttaccatagatgctacttggcctactgagttcctccagcattttgtgtgttgctcaggtggGATACCTGCCAGGTACTGAGTGATCCAGTACAAGGGATGACCCTGTCCTCACCGATCTATCTGTTGCAGGCACATCTGTCAATGACAGAATTGGAAGGAGTGACAACCACACAACCCCTTCTTCATGTGAAAGTGCTTtctaatatattaaaaaaatacaaattgctGCAAGAGCTCAACCGGTACAGAAAAATGGGCTGTCAACCTCTATAGAGTTCCTTCAACAGCTtatattattttctctcttcagattccagcatctgcagccttgtGCAGCTCGATGCCTCATAATGTTCCGCACCACCATCGCGCCAAATGTGATAGGGAGACAATTTGGATCTGAAAATTGGGCATCTAAAGGCACTGAGGACCATCAACAGCTGAAGAAATGTACACTTCTACTAGCTGTGTCCTCGTGGCCTGACATATCCCTCACTCCACATTACAATCAGACCTGCCATCACTGAAGGTGGAAATGTTGATGAACCTGCCCTCTGTTAGCCCTTTATTCTCTATAATCATTCACAGCTGGCAGTACTGCTGCACTTGATATGATCTATTAGTTGCAGACTGCTTGGTTCTGTCCGTTGCATGTGCTCTTCTGCACGGTAAGCATGTGATCCTATTTTACAGTTCTGATGGTTGATGCGTTTTTAGAAATGCCTGGTACTGTCTCAACATGTCTCATTCTGTTGCTTACGGAGGCAGGGTCATATTAAAAAAGGCTGTGCGGCAACACCCAGAGCTAAGAATTCTCATTTGAACTGTCCAGTTTAGCACAACATTAACAAACAATAAAAATGACTCACATCCTTGTTCACATTGATCAACAAGCAACTGTAGATAAAGAATAATGGAGAGCATTGTAGATGTCTGGATCACAAATGTGAGAATACACAACTTCACCGCTTGGTGACTGAATGACATTAGGCGCAGGGCTGTCCCATAGTTGGCCAGCTACATTGCACAAGCGTCTGTGGACAGGAAGACGGCGATCATGTTCAAGCTAGTGATGGGGCTAGAATCACAGATAAAATCACAGGTACTACTAATACTGTGGTTTGTAACCTACAttcataattgaaggaaatgctaagtttcagttagaggttagtgaaaataaaAGATGTAATTTTTTCCCATCCACTTTCACGGATCTCCAAGGggactgtggactccaggtttAAAAACCCCTGCTCTAGTGGATTCACCTGTAGCAATAATTGGAAATAGTCTTGCTCCTTGATGACTGGTTACAGTCGAGAAGCAGGGCTGTGTATAAATGACAACATGGTGCAGCAGAATAAACCAAACCCACTGAACAGCTGAGTTCAAACTTTGTCAACTGGCTGGACTATACCCTTTGCAGAAACATTCAAACTTGCACTCTGTGGCCTCTATCCCTACCACCGATCCCACAatgtctttgacccactaccatcaggagggagggacAGAAGCTTTAGGACTAAGActaccagactgggtaacagcttctcccctcaggctgagagactaatgaatactctgGCATCACTAAGGCAGTGGGCTGTTTACTGTTCACTGTGCTGCGCACTACATTTTGAATTGTATATTATTaacttatggtaatattttgttttatgtggtgtgtgtAATAtacgttttgtgggtgcaccatagtctggaggaactttgtttcatttgattgtatacatgtacagtcagatgataacTTAAACATgaactgtcagcttgaaccagtctggccattctcttctgacctctcattaagaAGGCTTTTTCGCCCATTGAACCACTGCTCgttggatttgtttttttttttttttttttggtttttcataccattctctgtaaactcaagacttgtgcatgaaaataccaggagatcagaagtttctcaaatactcaaagcaccccatctggcaccaacaattccacggtcaacgtcacttagatcgcatttcttccccattgtgatgtttggtctaaacaacaccAGAATCTGGactacatctgcatgcttttatgtattcatTGTGTGGTtatatat
This genomic stretch from Mobula hypostoma chromosome 6, sMobHyp1.1, whole genome shotgun sequence harbors:
- the trmt10c gene encoding tRNA methyltransferase 10 homolog C, translated to MWLQVTHLFQNLGRHCNVQVNTWVKTKAGLARQQFMLHTRSLILSPCPRTEENNVRPDKIDLDFWKTVLRETTTEASKQLPSEGLGDSSLAATRELIQMWQLAGKVVPENITDEQLKTFQELSTKSAKKKYLKHLAIKEGKKKATKEKQKLKQEAKLLHKEVKCEEGVALKNTFLLQLWQRSFDLMYNWRAAQSMVFGQPLVFDMSYEHYMNRREMENTVSQLMEGEGCNRRSLDPFHLHFCNLGSDGGYHRELLKRYGDAWHNLLITATHESYVDIFPKDKLVYLTADSPFVLNTFQHDKVYIIGSIVDKSIQTGLSLANAKRLKLATARLPLDEYLNWNSGAKNLTLNQMINILLTVKETGNWHKALKFVPQRKHEGFLSVPLQQRYSSRIRKQHTLNNNEPEKKAKWQKSTSDANLHKRKQWWMDVD